The genomic interval GGTTTGATACGTTGTTGGAAATTCAACATCATCATTTGCAATAAGATAAATTCCACCGGAAGAAGTCATATCATTGTAATTGTTTGCCAAAGCTCTGTAATCAGAAGTGTATTTTAAAATTCTGTTGTTTCCAACCTGTTCCACTTCAACATAATCTCTGCATGAGTTTAGTAAAAGTAAAGGGAGGAATATATATAATTTAGATTTTAGAAATTTCATAAGTCTATTTTTTTAAATTAAAAACTGAAATTAAACTGTAATGTATAGTTGCGTTGTGGCGCAAGCGTATTATAGTTACCGTTTGAAAGGTATTGTGGATCGATTCCTAAATCATTTTTAACCCATAATAATCCTAAATTTCTAGCCGCAAAATTGAAACTTAACGACTTAATAAATGTTTTTTGTAACCATTCTGATGGTACATTATATCCTAATGAAACCTGCTGCAATCTGATATTGTCTGCTGGAAGTACGTTAATATCAGCATATTGATAACGGTTTAAGCTGTTGTAGCTGATATTTGTTAAACCAGGTACATTTGTAGTAGCTTCGTCTCCAGCTTGTCTCCATCTTTGTGCAACCAGTTCATCTTTAGCAACAGCTCCATATTGTACTCCAGAATAAGAAGGATAATTTTGTAATACTGTATTTCTAAATACGTGTCCAGCGTAATAAGTCATCTGTACTCCTAATCTGAAATTTTTAAAAGAGAAATCATTCATAAATCCTCCAAAATAAGGAGCAAATGAAGTTCCCATTTTTTTTAGGTCGTCTTTATCAATTGATGCAATACCTTGATTGGAAGTTACAATTGTGCCGTCTTTTTTATAAACTTGAGATTGTCCGGTTGCATCTAAACCAGCCCATTTGTAAGCATAGATTGTTCCGATACTTGTTCCAACCATTGGTGATGAACCAAAATACTGATTAGTGCTGTTTAATACATAACGAGAATCTGTAACTTCATTGGTATTATAAGAGAAATTTATACTGCTGTTCCATTTAAAAGCCGCATTTATTACAATTCCCGAAAGAGATGCATCTACGCCGTGTCCTTTTAGAGTTGCTGTATTATAATTTACATAAGACCATCCGTAAGTTGGATTGAAAGGAAGATTTGCTAAAATATCTTCAGTTTTTTTATAATAGAAATCAACACTTCCTCTTAAACGATTATTGAAGAAACCGTAATCTAAACCGTAATTTAACGTTGTTGTTGTTTCCCATTTAATTTCAGGATTTTCTGGTATCGAGATAGAAGCTGTTGGCAATTGCGTATTAAAATCTACACTTCCGATACTAATTACAGGACTTTGGCTTCCAAATCCGCCGCTTGGAGAACTTCCGCCTTTACCATAAGTAATTCTAAAAGCTAAATTGCTCAGCCAGTTTACATCTCTTAAGAAAAATTCTTTATTAATATCCCATTTACCTCCTGCAGACCAAAGTGGCAATGCTCTATTTTTTCTAGAAGCTCCAATTATGTTTGCATCATCAAAACGAATACTTCCTGAAACATGATAACGGTTCATAAAATCATAAGAACCCAATCCGTAGTAAGATAAATAACGGCTTCTTGATTTACTGATGCTATTATCAGAAGTTCCAATCATACTTTGCCATCCGTAAACCGTATTGTAATAAACTGTTGGGTTTACAGATTGTCCAGAATTGGTGTCAATATTATATCCGTAGTATCTTTGACTGGAACCTTCTCTGCGTTCTTCTCTAACTTCTGTACCAGCTAAGAAATGTAAACTATTGTTTTCGTTAAAATTCTTATTGATATTCATTTGAAAACGCATACTCTGGTTATCATTGTTAGTGTTCGTATTATATAAATAAGATCCCAACGGTATACCATAAACTAGTTTTCCAGCTGTATTAACAGATGTTGCCTGATTAATCATATTTCGAGAATAATAACTATCTAACTCGCTTAACGATTTGGTTTTGTTTGTGATAGAAGTATACATTCCAGATGCTTCAAAATTTAACCAATTTGTAACTGTTGCTGTTAAACTTGCATTTAATCTGATGTTGGCACCTTTTGTTATTACATTAGAATAATTTAGTTCATCTAAAAAATTGTAAGACCAAGGCAAATATCCTTTTGCTTCAAATCCTTTTGAAATTTCTGGTCTAAAAAGGTAATAACGATCAATTCCGTTTCCGTTTGCATCAGCAATCATATCGTAAGGACGTAAAGCCGTAGCCGATACATTAGACAGCGCTTCGTTTGCAACTGTATTAGTTTGATACGTTGTTGGTACGTAATTAATTCCTGTATTTAACTTTAAGAAGCTTTTAAGCTGAAAAGAGTTGTTTAATGTAATGTTATAAGATTTAGAGTCATTTCCTTGCATTGCAGCTTGATCCTTATTATATCCTAGAGACAAATAATATGTGCTTTTTTCGTTACCGCCATTTATAGATAAATCATATTGGGTTGTAAGTGAATTTCTAAGTAAATATCTGTTTATCTGTCCTAAATTATCATTTTGTCCAAGTTGTGCCAACAATTGATCTCTTTGAGCAACAGTGATTTCACCTCTTTTTTGTCCTGTGCTGCACTCGGATTAAGCGCTTGCCAGTTTGAGATATTGTCAGCAACAAATCCGCCATTTACAAGATCTTTTTCGTAATCAATATATTGAGCAGTATTCATAACGCGAAGTTTTTCCAAATCGATTTTTTCTCCAACGCTTGTAGTTGTGTTAAAATTGATTGTTGGCTCGCCTTTTTTACCTTTTTTGGTTGTAATGACAATAACTCCATTTGCAGCCATTGATCCCCAAATAGAACTTGCAGCAGCATCTTTTAAAACAGTAATGCTTTCTACGTCGTCTGGATTAAGAAAACTTAAAATAGAAGATCCCGGAACACCTCTTTTAGAGAAAGCAAAATCTTCTCTAGATTGCGGAAAACCATCAATAACTATCAACGGCGATCCTGTTCCGCTAAAATTATTAGTTCCTCGAACACTGATAGAACCAGTTCTCGGATCGACATTTACACCTGCCATTTTTCCTTCTAATCTTGACTGAATGTCAACTGTTGGAACTTCTGCCAATTCTTTTGCAGTCATTACTCCAATTGCTCCAGTAACTCTTTCTTTCGGAATTTCAGTATAACCATTTGATACTGGGATTTCTACAGAATGAAGTTCCATAACATCAGGTACTAATGTGGCGTCAATCACTCTTTTATTGTTTACAGCAACTGTAACGGTTTTAAAACCTAAAGAACTGAAAACAATAGTATCATAAGGAGAAACTCTCATTCTGTATTCTCCTTCTTTTCTGGTAATATCCCAGCTTTGTTTTCCTTTTAAGATTACGTTTACACCAATAAGCGGATTACCCTTTTTATCGTTAACTTTTCCTGTTAGGTCATATTCTAATTGTTCTGCTTTCTTTTTATTTCTTTTTACAACAACTTGTTTATCAATAATATCAAAAGTTAAATTATTGCTTTTTAAGGCGTTGTTTAAGATTTCTTCTATAGTTGCGTCTTTATCCAAAGTAATGGTATTGGCAGACTTTAAAACGTCATCATTATAGAAAAAGACATAATTAGTCTGTTTTTCTAGAGTAGAAAAAACTTCAGTTAGCGGAGTGTTCTTGAAACGAACATGTATTTTATTTTGTCCTAAAGAAGGGTTCGCATATAAACTACACATACTTATCCAGATAAATGCAGTAACAGATCTCATAAGCAGCAGATATAGGTAATAGTGGTATCGTCCAGAAAAATACTTTTCTGAATTATGTTTTTTATTCATAATTTTGTTTTGAATTTAAGAGTTAGTCAATTAGCGTTGACTACCGTTCTACAATGCCAAAAGATGGTTCCAACATCTTTTGGTTTTTTTTTGGTTAGTTTTTACAAATAAGGTTGATATGTTTATTTTTGGTTTTATATCATAGGCATTTACGGTTTTTGAATTGATTTTTTTATTTATTTAATTGTAATAGTTCTTTGGTTTGCATTAACAGTACAGCTGTTATTTGTAATGCTGGATAATGTATTTGCCAGCGAATTAAGATTTTCATTTAGGGCAAAAGATCCCGAATAATTGGCATCTAGATTTAAGTCTGCACCTTTTATGAATTCTATTTTATAATATTTTGAAAGTTTGTTTAAAATGGTATTTAATGACTGACTTTTGAAAGTAAAATAACCTTCTCGCCAAGACAGAATCGAAGCAACA from Flavobacterium sp. YJ01 carries:
- a CDS encoding TonB-dependent receptor produces the protein MLAQLGQNDNLGQINRYLLRNSLTTQYDLSINGGNEKSTYYLSLGYNKDQAAMQGNDSKSYNITLNNSFQLKSFLKLNTGINYVPTTYQTNTVANEALSNVSATALRPYDMIADANGNGIDRYYLFRPEISKGFEAKGYLPWSYNFLDELNYSNVITKGANIRLNASLTATVTNWLNFEASGMYTSITNKTKSLSELDSYYSRNMINQATSVNTAGKLVYGIPLGSYLYNTNTNNDNQSMRFQMNINKNFNENNSLHFLAGTEVREERREGSSQRYYGYNIDTNSGQSVNPTVYYNTVYGWQSMIGTSDNSISKSRSRYLSYYGLGSYDFMNRYHVSGSIRFDDANIIGASRKNRALPLWSAGGKWDINKEFFLRDVNWLSNLAFRITYGKGGSSPSGGFGSQSPVISIGSVDFNTQLPTASISIPENPEIKWETTTTLNYGLDYGFFNNRLRGSVDFYYKKTEDILANLPFNPTYGWSYVNYNTATLKGHGVDASLSGIVINAAFKWNSSINFSYNTNEVTDSRYVLNSTNQYFGSSPMVGTSIGTIYAYKWAGLDATGQSQVYKKDGTIVTSNQGIASIDKDDLKKMGTSFAPYFGGFMNDFSFKNFRLGVQMTYYAGHVFRNTVLQNYPSYSGVQYGAVAKDELVAQRWRQAGDEATTNVPGLTNISYNSLNRYQYADINVLPADNIRLQQVSLGYNVPSEWLQKTFIKSLSFNFAARNLGLLWVKNDLGIDPQYLSNGNYNTLAPQRNYTLQFNFSF
- a CDS encoding TonB-dependent receptor plug domain-containing protein; protein product: MNKKHNSEKYFSGRYHYYLYLLLMRSVTAFIWISMCSLYANPSLGQNKIHVRFKNTPLTEVFSTLEKQTNYVFFYNDDVLKSANTITLDKDATIEEILNNALKSNNLTFDIIDKQVVVKRNKKKAEQLEYDLTGKVNDKKGNPLIGVNVILKGKQSWDITRKEGEYRMRVSPYDTIVFSSLGFKTVTVAVNNKRVIDATLVPDVMELHSVEIPVSNGYTEIPKERVTGAIGVMTAKELAEVPTVDIQSRLEGKMAGVNVDPRTGSISVRGTNNFSGTGSPLIVIDGFPQSREDFAFSKRGVPGSSILSFLNPDDVESITVLKDAAASSIWGSMAANGVIVITTKKGKKGEPTINFNTTTSVGEKIDLEKLRVMNTAQYIDYEKDLVNGGFVADNISNWQALNPSAAQDKKEVKSLLLKEINCWHNLDKMII